The region GTTTATGGAAAACCATCCTATAGTTGCAGAGATATTTTACTCTGGACCAAAATGGTGGACTGAtcgactgacagactgacattgcCGTCCctcgaaacacacacacgtgtggctaaaaataaaaatactgcaATATAAAAGTAGTACTCCAATAAAAGTgtcttactgaagtaaaagtaataatacaCTGTGTGATTCTTTATTCATTgtaaatattttaacatttcaaaaacaacatttggcaGCTTGTCTATGTGGAAAGTTAGAGAGgatgaaataaaaatgcatcaaaatcaCACAAATAGTCAAAAACCagacctcaaaattgtactttgtGAGTTCTTGAATAAAAACACTTCCCTGTGCAATTTGACCACTACATTTCACTTTATATGTGTACCTTCACCGTTTTATGATTCCCTGCCTTCAAACAGCATGACAGCGTTAATGATTGCTGCTGTGTGAGTCCAGCAGAGCAGTGGAACAATTTACTATTTCAAGGGCAAAAGTTATGTGGAATAAAGTGTCTGAGTTCACGTTTAGGGGGGTCAGTAGAAATATTTGGAAATTGATTCATCTCCAGTGCATTTTGGTATGAAACTGTGTTATTCATCTGCACATATCTTTATAgaattctctctctcccttgttTTACCCGTCCTCAGCCTACTGGAACGCCACTCGTGCTTTCATGATCCTCTCTGCCATGTCATGCTTTGCCGGCATCATCGCAGGAATCCTCTCCTTTGCCCACTTCTCGGCCTTTGAGAGGTTCAACCGCTCATTTGCTGCTGGGATCATGTTCTTTGTTTCAAGTGAGTCATGGACACAGTAACCAAATAATGTCCTAATAATTGTGTTTTCTACATCTGCCGTGAATGATGTTTATTATTTAGTCAATTTGCATGTCATGTAAATCTCAGACAAAGGCCTGCCATAGAAACTCTGTAGCAGATTCACCTGGGGACTTCCAACTGAGACGACCGTTACTATTACCAATATTAATTTGAATATGCTTCACTCTCTGCCCACCATGCCAGCTCTCTTTGTTCTGCTTGCAATGGCCATTTACACTGGAGTGACTGTGAACTTCCTGGGCAAGCGCTTTGGCGACTGGCGCTTCTCTTGGTCCTACATACTAGGCTGGGTGGCGCTGCTCATGACCTTCTTTGCAGGTTTGTTCAAATAAAAGATTTTGGTGTAATTACAACTTGCTGaaacacaaaatcagtttgagttCTTATATGAATATTACACAGTT is a window of Sebastes umbrosus isolate fSebUmb1 chromosome 11, fSebUmb1.pri, whole genome shotgun sequence DNA encoding:
- the lim2.5 gene encoding lens intrinsic membrane protein 2.5, with product MMHSFMGGGLFCAIVGNILLVVSTATDYWMQYRLSGSFAHQGLWRYCMSGKCYMQTDSIAYWNATRAFMILSAMSCFAGIIAGILSFAHFSAFERFNRSFAAGIMFFVSTLFVLLAMAIYTGVTVNFLGKRFGDWRFSWSYILGWVALLMTFFAGIFYMCAYRMHECRRVAGPR